In Meleagris gallopavo isolate NT-WF06-2002-E0010 breed Aviagen turkey brand Nicholas breeding stock chromosome 15, Turkey_5.1, whole genome shotgun sequence, one DNA window encodes the following:
- the NDST1 gene encoding bifunctional heparan sulfate N-deacetylase/N-sulfotransferase 1, producing MTVLARARRGIRQVSPQVVLLLLFAFCLLSVFVSAYYLYGWKRGLEPSGDAPGPDCDEPKVAPSRLLPLKALKVVDSSRTDPLVLVFVESLYSQLGQEIVAILESSRFKYRTEIAPGKGDMPTLTDKDRGRFALIIYENILKYVNLDAWNRELLDKYCVEYGVGIIGFFKANENSLLSAQLKGFPLFLHSNLALKDCSINPKSPLLYITRPSEVEKGVLPGEDWTVFQSNHSTYEPVLLAKTKSAESIPHMSVDAALHTTVMQDLGLHDGIQRVLFGNNLNFWLHKLVFVDAVSFLTGKRLSLPLDRYILVDIDDIFVGKEGTRMKVEDVKALFDTQNELRTHIPNFTFNLGYSGKFFHTGTDAEDEGDDLLLSYVKEFWWFPHMWSHMQPHLFHNQSVLAEQMTLNKKFAVEHGIPTDMGYAVAPHHSGVYPVHVQLYEAWKQVWSIKVTSTEEYPHLKPARYRRGFIHNGIMVLPRQTCGLFTHTIFYNEYPGGSSELDKIINGGELFLTVLLNPISIFMTHLSNYGNDRLGLYTFKHLVRFLNSWTNLKLQTLPPVQLAQKYFQIFSEEKDPLWQDPCEDKRHKDIWSKEKTCDRFPKLLIIGPQKTGTTALYLFLGMHPDLSSNYPSSETFEEIQFFNGHNYHKGIDWYMEFFPIPSNTTSDFYFEKSANYFDSEVAPRRAAALLSKAKVITILINPADRAYSWYQHQRAHDDPVALKYTFHEVITAGPEAAAKLRTLQNRCLVPGWYATHIERWLNSFHANQILVLDGKLLRTEPAKVMETVQKFLGVTNFIDYHKTLAFDPKKGFWCQLLEGGKTKCLGKSKGRKYPEMDSDSRAFLRDYYRDHNIELSKLLYKMGQTLPTWLREELQSTRP from the exons ATGACTGTGCTGGCAAGGGCCCGGAGGGGTATCCGACAGGTATCTCCCCAGGTcgtgctgctcctgctcttcGCATTCTGCCTGCTCAGTGTTTTTGTCTCAGCATATTATTTATATGGGTGGAAAAGAGGCTTGGAGCCCTCGGGAGATGCGCCAGGGCCGGACTGTGATGAACCCAAGGTTGCCCCTTCCCGCTTGCTCCCACTGAAGGCCCTCAAAGTGGTCGATTCCTCCCGCACAGACCCATTGGTGCTGGTATTTGTGGAGAGCCTCTACTCCCAGCTGGGTCAGGAGATTGTGGCCATTCTGGAGTCGAGCCGCTTCAAGTACAGGACAGAGATCGCCCCAGGAAAGGGGGACATGCCCACATTGACTGACAAAGACCGGGGACGCTTTGCACTCATCATTTACGAGAACATCCTCAAATACGTCAACCTGGACGCCTGGAATCGGGAGCTGCTGGACAAGTACTGCGTGGAGTACGGCGTGGGCATCATTGGCTTCTTCAAG gCCAATGAGAACAGCCTGCTGAGCGCACAGCTGAAGGGCTTCCCCCTCTTCCTCCACTCCAACCTGGCGCTGAAGGACTGCAGCATCAACCCCAAGTCGCCCCTCCTGTACATCACCCGGCCCAGCGAGGTGGAGAAGGGTGTGCTCCCCGGTGAGGACTGGACCGTTTTCCAGTCCAACCACTCCACCTACGAGCCCGTCCTGCTGGCCAAGACCAAGTCAGCCGAGTCAATCCCACATATGAGCGTGGATGCAGCGCTGCACACCACAGTGATGCAGGACCTGGGCCTCCATGATGGGATCCAGAGGGTGCTTTTTGGCAACAACCTCAACTTCTGGCTGCACAAGCTGGTCTTTGTGGATGCCGTCTCCTTCCTGACAGGGAAAAGGCTCTCCCTGCCCCTCGATCGTTACATCCTGGTGGACATTGATGATATATTTGTGGGCAAGGAGGGCACTCGCATGAAAGTGGAAGATGTCAAG GCGCTGTTTGACACGCAGAACGAGCTGCGCACCCACATCCCAAATTTCACTTTCAACCTGGGATACTCAGGGAAATTCTTCCACACAG GTACTGATGCTGAGGATGAAGGTGACGATCTGCTGCTGTCCTATGTGAAGGAGTTCTGGTGGTTCCCACACATGTGGAGCCACATGCAGCCTCACCTCTTCCACAACCAGTCGGTTCTTGCTGAGCAGATGACCTTAAACAAGAAATTCGCTGTC GAGCATGGCATCCCCACTGACATGGGGTATGCAGTGGCTCCCCACCACTCCGGTGTCTACCCTGTTCACGTGCAGTTATATGAAGCTTGGAAGCAGGTTTGGTCAATCAAAGTCACGAGCACAGAAGAATACCCCCACCTGAAACCTGCTCGCTATCGCCGTGGCTTCATCCACAACGGCATCATG gTCCTCCCCCGACAAACCTGTGGCCTCTTCACACACACCATCTTCTACAACGAATACCCTGGTGGCTCCAGTGAGCTGGACAAGATCATCAATGGAGGCGAACTGTTCCTGACAGTGCTCCTTAACCCC ATCAGCATCTTCATGACCCATTTGTCCAATTATGGCAATGACCGCCTGGGTTTGTACACCTTCAAACACCTGGTCCGCTTCCTCAACTCCTGGACCAACCTGAAGCTGCAGACATTGCCACCTGTGCAGCTGGCACAGAAATACTTCCAGATCTTCTCCGAGGAGAAGGACCCTCTCTGGCAG GATCCCTGTGAAGACAAGCGTCACAAAGACATTTGGTCCAAAGAAAAGACTTGTGACCGATTCCCAAAGCTCCTCATCATTGGGCCTCAAAAAACAG GAACAACTGCCCTTTATCTCTTCTTGGGGATGCACCCAGACCTGAGCAGCAACTACCCCAGCTCAGAGACCTTCGAGGAGATACAGTTCTTCAACGGACACAACTATCACAAGGGCATAGACTG GTACATGGAGTTTTTCCCCATCCCCTCCAACACCACCTCTGACTTCTACTTTGAAAAAAGTGCCAACTACTTTGACTCAGAAGTGGCTCCCCGGCGAGCCGCAGCCCTGCTCTCTAAGGCCAAAGTCATCACAATCCTCATCAACCCTGCAGATCGAGCCTACTCCTGGTATCAG CATCAGCGAGCCCACGACGACCCGGTCGCCCTGAAGTACACCTTCCATGAGGTGATCACAGCTGGGCCTGAGGCTGCTGCAAAGCTGCGGACCCTGCAGAACCGCTGCCTGGTGCCAGGCTGGTATGCCACCCACATCGAGCGCTGGCTGAACAGCTTCCATGCCAACCAG ATTCTCGTCCTGGACGGCAAGCTGCTCCGAACAGAACCTGCCAAAGTGATGGAAACAGTCCAGAAATTCCTAGGTGTGACCAACTTCATCGATTACCACAAAACCCTGGC GTTTGACCCAAAGAAAGGATTCTGGTGTCAGCTGCTAGAAGGAGGCAAAACCAAATGCTTGGGGAAGAGCAAAGGGAGGAAGTACCCTGAGATGGATTCAGAT TCACGGGCCTTCCTGCGGGACTATTACAGGGACCATAACATTGAGCTCTCCAAGCTGCTGTACAAAATGGGGCAGACACTGCCCACCTGGCTGCgggaagagctgcagagcacCAG ACCCTAA
- the RBM22 gene encoding pre-mRNA-splicing factor RBM22, whose protein sequence is MSTSLGSNTYNRQNWEDADFPILCQTCLGENPYIRMTKEKYGKECKICARPFTVFRWCPGVRMRFKKTEVCQTCSKLKNVCQTCLLDLEYGLPIQVRDAGLSLKDEMPKSDVNKEYYTQNMEREIANSDGTRPVGALGKATSTSDMLLKLARTTPYYKRNRPHICSFWVKGECKRGEECPYRHEKPTDPDDPLADQNIKDRYYGINDPVADKLLKRASTMPRLDPPDDKTITTLYVGGLGDTITESDLRNHFYQFGEIRTITVVQRQQCAFIQFATRQAAEVAAEKSFNKLIVNGRRLNVKWGRSQAARGKEKDKEGTTESGIKLEPVPGLPGALPPPPAAEEEASANYFNLPPSGPPAVVNIALPPPPGIAPPPPPGFGPHMFHAMGPPPPFMRAPGPIHYPSQDPQRMGAHAGKHSSP, encoded by the exons ATGTCGACGTCGCTGGGCTCCAACACTTACAACCGGCAGAACTGGGAGGATGCG GACTTCCCTATTCTGTGCCAGACGTGTCTTGGAGAAAACCCATACATTCGCATG ACCAAAGAGAAATATGGAAAAGAATGCAAG attTGTGCCAGGCCTTTCACAGTGTTTCGCTGGTGTCCTGGTGTCCGTATGCgtttcaagaaaacagaagtgtgcCAGACCTGCAGCAAGTTGAAGAATGTCTGTCAAACCTGTCTGCTTGACCTGGAATATG GTTTGCCTATTCAAGTCCGGGATGCAGGACTGTCCCTTAAGGATGAAATGCCTAAATCTGATGTCAATAAAGAGTACTACACCCAGAACATGGAACGAGAG ATAGCCAACTCTGATGGCACTAGACCAGTTGGTGCACTAGGAAAAGCTACTTCTACCAGTGACATGCTGCTGAAGCTGGCACGGACCACTCCTTACTATAAACGTAATCGTCCTCACATCTGTTCCTTCTGGGTAAAAGGGGAATGCAAGAGAGGAGAAGAATGTCCTTACAG GCATGAGAAACCTACGGATCCAGACGATCCTCTGGCTGATCAGAATATCAAAGATCGTTACTACGGAATTAATGATCCTGTAGCTGATAAGCTTCTGAAACGAGCATCGACCATGCCTCGACTGGACCCTCCTGATGATAAGACTATCACTACGCTGTATGTTGGAGGGCTTGGAGATACTATCACTGAATCAGATCTCAG AAATCACTTCTACCAGTTTGGGGAGATCCGGACAATAACAGTAGTGCAGAGGCAACAGTGTGCTTTCATCCAGTTTGCCACCCGGCAAGCTGCAGAAGTGGCTGCTGAGAAATCCTTCAACAAGCTCATTGTCAACGGTCGCAGGCTCAATGTCAAATGGGGAAG GTCCCAGGCAGCAAGAGGTAAAGAGAAGGACAAGGAAGGTACTACAGAATCCGGGATAAAGCTGGAGCCAGTTCCAGGACTTCCCGGAG CCCTCCCACCACCTCCAGCTGCAGAAGAAGAGGCTTCTGCAAATTACTTCAATCTACCTCCAAGTGGCCCTCCAGCCGTGGTTAACATTGCCCTGCCACCACCTCCTGGCATTgctccaccaccacctccag gttttGGACCACACATGTTCCACGCCATGGGGCCACCGCCTCCCTTCATGAGAGCCCCAGGCCCCATTCACTACCCATCTCAAGATCCCCAGAGGATGGGTGCCCACGCAGGAAAGCACAGCAGCCCCTAG